TCCctaacacaacctctggatatgacgctgaacacgggcactcaacttctttggtcgaccatggcgaggcctgttctgagtggaacctgtcctgttaatccgctgtatggtcttggccaccgtgctgcagctcagtttcagggtcttggcagtTTTCTTATAGCCTAaaccatctttatgtagagcaacaattcttttttttcagatcctcagagagttctttgccatgaggtgccatgttgaacttccagtgaccagtatgagagagtgagagcgataacaccaaatttaacacatgatccccattcacacctgagaccttgtaacactaacgagtcacatgacaccggggagagaaaatggctaattgggcccaattttgacattttcactCATAGGTGTACTCAcgtttgtggccagcggtttagacatcaatggctgtgtgttgagttattttgagggaacagcaaatttacactgttatacaagctgtacactcaccaCTTTACATCGTatcaaagtgtcatttcttcagtgttgtcacatgtaAAGATAtaactcacttctgtgagatactgtatttatttatttatatttttttgtttggtacTATTTCAATCCTATTACCCATACTCATAATTTACAGACAATTTTGGAAACCAATTTAGAATGCCTCTAATAAGATTTTCATGATGATTTGTAGTAATTTCTTCATGGAGACCTGAAGAAGAATAAAGAGGAAGTAATAGAAAAAAACTCAATGTTTGTTGTACTTGTTGCAAAAATGCTACTGATTGATTGTTAGGTTGGTTTGTACTGGCCCAAATCCAAAAAGTCCAAGTCTCTTTTATATTCTAGATATGGCTCTATTTCCTTAAGTTTAATGGTCCATAAGGCAAAAGCTGTACTTGAAGAAAGTAAAAATTCTTGAATTaacccaaacctttgaatgatCCATGTATGAGAGGAAGCCAGTAGTAGTAAAATATTAATGCTATAGGTTCTCAGAGCAGCGGTCTGTTGGTCACAGATTGATGTTTGAGCATTATTTTGCTTGGCAACCATAAACAGCCTATATTTAGGCTAATGAATATTACATGGTGGAATAACAGTTTATTATGATGTTTACTCTTTGGTGTTGGTCTCTTCTATCATACTGCATTTGTGTCATGTCTAACAGCCAGTAACCATGCTAAAATCATTACAGAATGCCTGTTGGGTTATTGGTTTATTCTGTAAAGTAAACAAACACtcaaatgaattatattttcCATATGTGAAATTGTATATGAGTGAAAACATCTCATATCCTACATTTAGTTTCTTGCTGCATTTTTTGACGCCACCGTCTCCAGATGAAGCAATGGATTCTGCTCTTATTGCAAGACTATTAAAAAGCAGAGTATTACATCCGCTGCTTTAATCTGTTgtgttttcacacacacacacacactctaaggGGGCTTTTTAATTGGGTTACCACAGAAGGTGCTGTCAGATTAACCACatggagaggaaaaaaaaaaaagcgagaTTTTGACTGGTCACACTTCTGGCAGGGAATTTGATCTCCTCTGACAGCCTGTTTTGAATAATTCTATTACGAGATGATAAAGAGAAGGCGATGCTTAGATCAAGTCATGTCAGACTAGCACAGATCCCACTGTAAAGCAAAAGCTAACTAAAGCTGAACATGTTTTTAATGGCCATGTACTTTAACAAGGTAAAACCACATGGCGCAGCTGTTTTGGAGCAGCTAACCTGCAATCCGAGCTTATTCGATGCAATCAAGATGTTTTACTCGATAAGAAAAGCTATTTTAATGCCCTCTGCATTTCAGATACCTAAACCGTTTGTCAGGCAAAGCTAGggatatatatagagagagagagaaagagctgttttaaaagtgaaaacCTGTACTTTGCAGGGTTTAAAGCTTCTCCTAGGTCAGAAGGGTGTTATTAAGAGCTCTGTCTTTCTTTAAACGTTTCTGTGGAAATAGAGGTTTTATGCGTTATACAGTACAGAAATGTTAGACAAGTCTCACTACATTTGGGCTATTCATGGACCCCTTTCTAACTGTACTTTGTGGCATAATACCAAATCACACAGGCAGATTTAGTCACAAAACCAACCTGAGAGCATTGCATTATTAATGATTAGTGTACTTTAAATTGTGACTCATTTGATATGGAAGAACTGTCAAAGCTGTCAGCTCTGCTCCGTTAACTTTAGTGAGAAGTATTTAGGAACAGAGCCGCTGCTGaccaaatgggtgccctaagcaggattgtattgttgtgcccctcctcaaatattatggaagtaaaaaaaaaaaacacctactataggggtcaaaatagaactttaataaaatataaaagtaaataaataaaactttagaattaaattgcattatttacattaattacaattatgactgtagctctagacagttacctatggctattattttattaatacagttgtctgattgatttCATGGcctcaagcattcagaaattATGCAAAAGgaaattaagcagttttactacgataaaaccatggttaatttttgtaagggttgtgatgtccacatgttttttgttgaagaaattatagagtCTGTGTCATCTATAGCAAAAAGTTGGCCAAACAATTCAAGATTAAGTagatatttcaattaaatgtttggtcaatagcctattaaacaAGGATATGATCATCCTGTAAGTGTAACAGTAGAAATGACCAGGCCTccctttgcaggcatttgtaataacatgcaatgttgaaaaaaaaaaaaaaaaaacaatagaccatcacaaaatttgtaatggttttgcaggttataatgggactttttaatggaaactgtaatggaccctgttggtctctactggtaattggtcaTCTTCCATTGGCtttttaaaaccaataaatcctaatggaatatgtcccaaaacacactacagaaaaacatttttaatggttCAGAATTGAtagtttgtaatggtatttgtgatttatttgtgaTTCATTTGTGATGGTATTAGAATTATCTGTgatggttctattgttttttttgttttctattgttttttttttttgtttttttttcagcagggttgcctcattgtttttatataatgcattttaagttaggtaatgtttgtttttataatcacaaaaaaaaaataaatagtaatgaTATATCTTAATTcttctttgtatattattatttgaagtaacaaaattaATTAGTATTTGGTTAATTATTTGCGGTTACCATGGAtacaagattattttttaaaatattattccaTGGCTAACTTTCGTaagggaacatggaaactcAGAGAGAATATTCGATGCGTtggtggtggtgaaattattaccgacattaaaacacgttattaaTCTCAACACCcaaaaagtttcacaggattaagaatgtagcctacctgaaaGTGACGTAGTTCAGGCTTCGTTTtcatcctttatttatttatttatttattttatttttatttttttatcttttcttGGCGCCGGATTTCTGATGTCTTTTCGCGGGCATAGTTGTCcatcaattatgatcatttgcattcagCCGCGAGCAGGCGCGGATGCGGGAATGGCGcatcacgttttttttttttgagcaactgggatggtgccccatagatatatatataaacactagaTACCTCGTACGCGCTGTTGGCCAATGGAGGTCGACGTCCGCACATGGCGGCCATCTTGCCACAGGGTGCTCGCTCACTCGTAACATGGTGTTGTATGAagcatgtactttttaaataaccatAACTTGCTCAATTATCTACCGATTTTCAAACGGTTTGATTTGTTATCAACGTCAGAGATGTAGTTATGACACTGCAtacatatgaataattataacaatagaCTTCCATATGAAAATATCCTTGCACCGAACCAGTTAGGTGCAATGAATATTACACACATAAAGtataagttaaataaatatataggctaatataactAAGTGTACAGAATGGCGACATgacttatacacacacacacacacttttgtaacatgaatattactattataataaaactattataactattataattaaattattacgtTTTCTCTTTCTGCCGGATAACAAGCATCTCTGAACTGACCACATTTCAGCCCTCTAAGTTACTTGATATGACTTTAGAAACACAACTGAGCCCTAGTACCAGGTCTTGTAAAGCTGTGTGCAAAAGCAGATCAATACAGAATGAAAATTAGTACTTTAGACCATTATTTGCCAAGGAATGGTCATGCGTATTGTAAAATGCCCAATGGAAACTCCCCATATAGGACTTTTGGTTACCCAAAATGCATACTGACAATAAAAGGCTTACTGTTTGGCAACCTCTTCGTGTAGAAtcataatgaaattaaatcaaaGTTAACACTCTGATGTTACTTGTACACTATTTGGATTGTATCTAAGGGGTTCtgatatataaaatagaatgaATACACAAAATATGGAATAATTGCACAAAAGTCTCTATTTGTAAACCATTATAAAAGTGTAATTTAGttgcaaaatatttacaaatatacaaaaagaaATACTGTAGAGAGaactacactactgttaaagTGGAGAGTGACTTTAAAAACACACTGGCTAATGCCCTTTAAAAAGGACAGTTTTATTATGTTTCTGTCGCATTTTGTTGCTCTGCAATCTGAGGTTTGTAACTTTGGCGATATGGTGCAGCCTTAGCTTCAAAAACAGGTacacaattaattttaaaagcatATGGTGGTGGCTGTCTATCCCATACTGTGTCTCGCCAATGTGCTCCCCTAGCACAAACACATCCTCTAGACCGATCCTTTTTCGGACAATGTAAACGACCTCAAGCAGCTTGATGGGCTGTGATCGTTTGGTACTGCCTGATGCCTGCCGAATGACCCACTCTGCTGCCCTGACAACCTTCACGGTTCCCTCTGAAGGAATCACCAGACCTCCATTGTTTTTTAAAGCAAGCAGGTGGTAGCTCTGGTCCTTGATGGCAGATGAAGCATGTGTCACCAGGCTGGCACTGCAGACATCGCAGGACAGCTTCTTCAGGGCAAGCAGGCAATGAATACAAGTGGTCAGTGGCCTGCCGCTTCCGGTTCAAACTCCTCTCTCCCTGTTGTTTttccaaaaatacaaattatatatggAAATTAATAAGTTACTTTAACAATTCAATCTTCACTTTTAGATGATGTGAGCCTTAATACATGTTTAGGTTCTCCAATTCCCcaacagaaaacacaacagcatacatttaagaaattaaatgttGAAGCAAGTGAGATAGCCATtagttctcaaactttttacacAGAGTACCACCTCAAATAATATTGGGCTCTTAGACTACTAACAACATATGTCTTTCTGGGTACCACCAAGATAatggatttattaaaaaaagacacatgATGTTCTCACTTGTTTGCAACAAGCCATATGAGGATCTCATTTGTTTGACATTCCACATGCAAACACTCACAACATCAGGTTGAGGTACATCCTGAGACAAGTCCATTGGCAGGTTGTCTTCCGCTCTTCTAGAGGTGGTTGTGCTTCTTGTTGCCACcagctgaaataaagtaaagaaGTTTTGAGTGTCTAAAATGTGTTGTAATAAACTACACATTATATAACAAAACTAAAGTGACATTTAATCACATATTGATATATCAATCTTATAGACCTTGAATTATTGTTGGCCAATGGTACACATACCCTTTGAAGATGAGCTGGAAAATCGAAAATACTTGGCACAACACCACCTTTAAGCCGGACAGTCTGCCCCGTCCTGTCAAAGTCCTCGCTCCTGAAGTGTTCATTGCAGAGCAGTGTCCTCTTAGAGGCAACAAATCCGTCCCTTCTCAGGGCAAGTTCCCATTGCTTCCTTATCTGTCCAGTTTTGGGAAACCTTAAAAACGTGAGAAATGTACCCAGAAATATAAATTATTGTCTACATTTCCAACCCTTTTTCCTTCTTTCAACATTAAGGGTAAGGACAAAAATACACACCTAACTTATCATACGTTTAGGGTAATTGTATGTAGTctatgtatgtgtgcgtgtatgtaaCTTACTTAAGAATAAGAAAACCACACTAAACAAGTTATAAAAAGATGTGTAAAAAAACATTCAGCGATTGtgtaaacaaactttaaaaagttttgggtcaaaaacaaaactattatgTCATAGCCCTGATGTTACTATGTAACAGGACCTGTATTGTACATACATCCACTAAGTAAATAACAATTATCTcaaatataatcataatattgtcatATCTTACAGGTGAAAGGTGATCCCACGGGCTCTCGTTTCGATACCGCGTTCATTGGAGCATCCGTAGGCTGCACAAAAGTCTGGCATCTTCTCTAATAATCCTGTatctgtcagtcctctgtcgtgtgtgtcatgtgttcctgcctcttgtgtccatatttggtcttgttcctgtccttgttaagtgtgattattagttaagtcttgtccagccgtgtttcAGTAATTATCAGTgtttgtcatgtgtatttagttcctgcctgtttagttagtgtttgtctggtctactcgttattccccggtgttcctgtctgtgtgtacCTTGCCTTGTcctgccctgtcctgatgtcaccattaaagactattattttaaagtatctcctcgtctgcgtgttcctcgttcctccctgctgtgtgcaccgtgacagaagaccagacccaAAACAGTAAGCCCCTTcatcacgttttttttttcgtttattttaagtcttttgttttggtttgtccTGTCTGTCCCGCGGCATGGAAGTCGCCTCGTCCATCCCGCAGTAGCCCACAGCAAGTGGGCGTGGGAGTTCGGCGGAATCGCCGCGAGTGCCGCGAGTTCAGGGCCGCGCGCTCCTCCGGTCTGCCGCCGGCCGCGGCTTTCTTCACCCCGCCGTTCGCGGGGAGTTCatcgccgccgtccgcggctcctcCGTCCTGTTCACGGGCGGCCGCTCGTGCACGCCGCCGACTACGGGGAAAGCCAACCCGAACGTCGGCGGCTCCCTCCCTtcacgccgccgtccgcggctcaccCTAGCCCGCCTGGAAGCGCATGTGGCTAGCTCTGGGGTTGTGGCAAGCCCGCCAGGAGTGCGTACGGCAAGCCCACCTGGAGCGCGTATGGCAAGCCCGGCTGGAGCTCCCGCCCGCCGGccgccgctgactcaagcccgccggatgccgctgactccaGTCCAGACCCGGGTCCCAGTGGAGCAAGTCCACCTGTgacggccaggagtgccgtcTTGTCGTGCCCACAggaacattttaacattacCTTGTCTTGTCTGGTCCGTGGAGACTCGTCTGGGGCAGGCGGCTTCTCTTGTTGTGGCCATGGAGGCCATTCCAGCCGCCTGCCTCCCTGTCGTGGAAGCGGAGGCGGTTGCTGAGGGACCTtgtgagggcccctgactccctgtcatgcccagaagaagcctcagcttccgagctgttcctgtgggctgtcctgtctgtgtgtctggcctGTCCTGTCTCTGTCTTGTCCCTGTCTGTTTAGCCCTGGAGGGCTATCCggtcctgtctgtgtgtctggccAGTGTCGTGTCCTGTCTGTTAAGCCCTGGAGGGCTCCTGATACCCCCTGGATTCCCCAAGgaaattttgggggggggtaGTAGAGCTCTGGGGTAGGGTGGGCGGGCGAAGAATGTGGCCATGGCCACGAAGACcatccgccatggccgcctgagctccctgctccgccatggccgcctgagctccCAGCTCTGCCATGGCCACGAAGACcatccgccatggccgcctgagctccctgctccgccatggccacGAAGATCatctgccatggcctcctgagctccctgcCCTGCCATGGCCTCTGTCTGTTCCActctggaggtccccgtcctgtgttcctgtccatgtctgtcctgaggggcctccagagtgcccaccccccctccctggTGGAACTGTTACGGCGCGGGTCGCGCCTTTCGGGAGGGGGGAGTACTGtcacgtcctctgtcgtgtgtgtcatgtgttcctgcctcttgtgtccatatttggtcttgttcctgtccttgttaagtgtgattattagttaagtcttgtccagccgtgtttcagtaattatcagtgattgtcatgtgtatttagttcctgcctgtttagttagtgtttgtctggtctactcgttattccccggtgttcctgtctgtgtgtacCTTGCCTTGTcctgccctgtcctgatgtcaccattaaagactattattttgaagtatctcctcgtctgcgtgttcctcgttcctccctgctgtgtgcaccgtgacagtatCATAAtgcaagatgtttttaactaacCAACCTGATTGAAAATCATGTGCAActtgagttatatttaaaagaaaacgtTAGCTAAGCTTATTGTTATTGGCCAGCAACTAACTACAAACACATCaacaaatattgtacttttgaCAAAAGAGATTAGTAAAATCATTATTGGTGTCAGTAAATACTTTATAATCGAACAGCACGATTGTGATCTCTGCCTTGATAACTTGCGCGCAAGTAACATTAGCCGTGATACACAACTATGCTGCACGATTAAGTCGTTTTTCGAAAAGAAAATCTGCAATTTCAACGTTACAGCATTCAGAATTATAGCCACGTTAATAACGTTTGTAAGAAACCAAACCGTTTGTAAATCCGTCAAGATTTCAGCGAGAGAAGATTTATGTTCGTGCTGATCACTCATCTTACTTCAGATACCTCAGAACTTGCCAGAAAGCTTCCCTGTGGCAAGATGGCCGCCCTATGATGCCGGAAGTGACTCCGCCTTAAGAGAtctagtgtttatatatatatctatgggtGCCCCCCCCCGGGGGTtggtgccctacgcaaactgcgtactctgcgtatagggagcgCCAGTACTGTTTAGGAATAAGTAGAATGATTATTCATTTTGGTTAAGGGATTTGAACACACCCCTAAGTATTAATCTGCTGTTACTTCCCCTGTGAATATGAAGTGTGCTTAAATGTGTTGAATATACACTTGCACTTCAAATTCcattagtatattttaaaggggtcatcggctgcccattttccacaggttgatatgattctttagggtcttaatgaaaagtctataacatactttggttaaaatttctcaatggtagtgtaaaaaacaccctttttactctgtcaaaatcagctctgttttcagcaagccattCTACTCCATGCTGcattaaatgctaatgagctctgctgaccccacccctctcttctgtggggtgatgaacagactgtaaacttcagccacaaaacttgctaactaggatatattaggaaaggcgatttgcaaagattcataaaaaaacccttatactcacttcttctgtaggtgaagctggatcacaaatgattcgtgcgaacataaatgcatttaggtagatcggggatcggtgcattcccttcaaaaatgaaagtaacgttaatcctctgcatcttcagcggctaagatgtcgggagtaaacgACGACTGATATGCCCATTATTagatccaacaacaaaacacctcaatcgcttaatcggagacattgtcttcccctgcaccggagtcaacacaatggcggacagctcttagctctaaggtaagacggtcttgtcaatcaactatcgtgggagcggcctgCACATAACTActtcattctgacaggaatctcagaacagcctgatttgagaaaggggattttaaaatagggatttaaaaaaaaaaaaaaaaacactgggtggatttttatcattatagggtggatgtgtacacacacttccaacaaacatttatgttcaaacaacatgcaaagtgaattttgcatccgatgacccctttaaagcactgtacttgcagataatataatattaatgcaatAAAAGGCCAATTAACACTTTCATGACAGTTTCTTAAACGTTAATGGCaaattaatttactttaaagaacatttaaatcaCTGTTTTAATCATCTTTTGTCATAAGACGTACACTTATTTTAAAGTTGACTAAGCACACATAAAGTACTTGATTAACATTTTGACTGTCATTTGATATATTAATATTGCCAataattgttgtttttgacAATATCTCTGGCTCATCAGTACAAGATCATCATCTTTCGACATAACCCAGCAAGGGGAGGTTATTGCGGGGCAGACAGCACATTGCCTGTTACGTCGTTTGGGCTGCCTTGTTGAGTGCAGTGGCTCTGAGAACATTATATTTCACACACTTAAAGCtcctttattttccaaatataaTAGGATTAGTCCAACGAATCGTTCTGTTTGTAATGCGTACCCAACCGAAAGCCTCGTACTGAATGGTTTAATACGAATACGTGTATCATTACaccccttatatatatatatatatatatatatatatgtacacacacgcacacacacacaaagacaaataataataataaaaaaaaaaaatggtataaTGTTTTCCACATTTAAATAAGACCTTCTAACATGAATTCACTGATAGCCCTTTGGgacaaaagcatctgctaaatgaataaatgtaagtgaatgaatgatgcaaatgttttttaacattgCTATGTGGAAATATTTGGCAGCAATACACTTTCCTTCTTTAGGGAAtttcactaaaataaatgaataaataaatacacaaacaactGCATTAATGTTTCCAgctaatgttttcatttaataccGTTTCAGCTAATACCATTGTGCCCCAGTACTGCTAATGTCACGAATCCTGTTCATGGTCTTCCGTCCACTCGCCATCGGAGGTTgcccttccatcatattgacctcacaccacacagactcttacatgtcactccggactacagttcccatgatccattgcactgattgcacacacacacacacacacacagccgaatgcactgattacacatacacagctgaatccaTTCAGACaggctttataagccttggacttcctctttcagatCGGTGAGTATGTTCTAGTGTttagcactctcctagtgttagctgccttaccgagTCATTCCATGTTTATGTTTAGTCTCCAGTATTGTCTAGTGTTTATCACTCACCAAGTGTTAGCTACTTTACCAAGCCATTCcgcatttattttctgtttagtCTCTAGTATTGTTCTGCATTTATCACTCACCAAGTGATAACTGCTTTACAGAGCCTAGTTTCTAGGTTTCTAGTTTAGTCTTGTCTTTTCATGTTGCCTTGTTTCCTGATTCCTGCCTGTGTtccttggattaacccttgtttCATCGCTCGGACTCTTTGTTCCTCGTCTGGATTATTGCTCACGTTATCGGACTACCCCTCTTGTCAAGGCCTGTGGATGTTGTTTACAGATCGAAGACCCACGTTTTTTCCTAGGAATACTCGTGTCTTGCCCGTGCCATACTTGTTTGctgttgtttgaccctgcctctGTTATGACCatgtttcataataaaagcttgtacatggatccgcacgtcttgCGTCTCATCTGCCCTGTTACAGCTAATAACACACTGGAGTCATTTCCTTTACCACGGATGTATTTGCATTTATCATGCTGTTAATGTAAACCAGCATGTCAGAGGTTTATCACTCTTATTATACCCCTAAAGAGCTTCTCATCATTAGTGAGAAGTCTTCCCTGCATTTCTTGGAATCATCGATTTTGCACATCAGGTGATTTTGCAGAATTTGCCAGAAACGCATAGTAAAATAATTCTTTATCTAAGCATTTTACCAATAGTCTTCCTTTAAAAACTAATTATTCTATTCAATATAAAGCTTTAGTTAAacaaagtatattaattatgataATTCAGTGAGCCCTGtcattaaaagaatagtttccctaaatgtacttttttttttttgctttttttgagAAATTCAGTTATTTTCATTCATCTATCTGTCAGTCTGTAAACAAGCACAATAtaagtatcataaaagtagaCCATATGTCTTCTAACGTgatatgatagctttgtgtgagaaacagactgaTAGTTAAGTTTCGAAAAAGAGCTGCAtgaagtttttctttttgtgtttgacgggggaaaaaaaattaaaatagcatGAGGGTTTGAAACCACacaattatgaaaaaataacgACATAGTTGTCTTTTATAAGTGAGCTAATCCTAAAAAAGTGGTGAAATTCCACATAATAATATACAACTCTGAAGAGATAAATACAAATGCAAATATAACTGCAGAATGCATAATCCAGATACGTTTAGAAACTGCTTCCAACTCAAATAAGTCTCCTATGGGGACTGAAGAAGTAGTCATGCATTACTTGTTCTTCATTCAGAAAGGCCTCTTGGCACCCTTCCCAATtcagaacattaaaaatctctctctctcttctcattGCAGTGCCCTGGATTCAATATTTAAAGCACTTCAACACAAATAGGCCCTCCATCATTGCTAAGGTAGGCGAAAGTTCAGACAACTGCCTGGTGTTTGGCCTGATAAATGAACACCCTTGGCATTTACCCGGGGACGGGAACTCGAATGAGAATAATCCATGTTCTGGAGGGAGAATGTCCTCAGTGTTCAAGGCTGATTCCACATGATGGGAAAGTGAAAGTGACCTACTAATTTCTTTATGCAAGATTAGGGGATATTGAAATGATGCAAACACAAGATAAACCAAGGATAGTCCAAAATGCACAATGGAGGGCTTgcgtcctgcagagtttagctctaaaaCACTTGCCTGGAAGCTTCttgtaatcctgaagaccttgattagatggttcaggtgtgtttatttAGCATTCAaagttaaactctgcaggatggtggtcctccaggagcaggattagACAGTGCTGCCCTAATTAAAGTCACAATGAAATGCTGTTTGCATTTGCACCTCCATAATCTGATGTATTTCAGAGCGAAACAGGATATTCAACAAGAAAATAAGGTAAGGTGATAATTGATTATATCCACTGGGAACTGATTGGATGTCAAAATGTAGCTGATATA
The genomic region above belongs to Onychostoma macrolepis isolate SWU-2019 chromosome 01, ASM1243209v1, whole genome shotgun sequence and contains:
- the LOC131549613 gene encoding THAP domain-containing protein 2-like, which codes for MPDFCAAYGCSNERGIETRARGITFHLFPKTGQIRKQWELALRRDGFVASKRTLLCNEHFRSEDFDRTGQTVRLKGGVVPSIFDFPAHLQRLVATRSTTTSRRAEDNLPMDLSQDVPQPDVGERSLNRKRQATDHLYSLPACPEEAVLRCLQCQPGDTCFICHQGPELPPACFKKQWRSGDSFRGNREGCQGSRVGHSAGIRQYQTITAHQAA